A DNA window from Streptomyces parvus contains the following coding sequences:
- a CDS encoding ankyrin repeat domain-containing protein has protein sequence MNALDHDLLTAARTGDTDRVRTAIEGGSRVDVRDEELRTPLLLAVLGDHVETARLLVAAGADPNAQDRREDSPWLATGVTGSVAMLHVLLPAGPDLTLCNRFGGVSLIPAGERGHVAYVREVLRVTDIDVDHVNRLGWTALLEAVILGEGGLAHRQIVELLLAAGATPDLPDGDGVTPLAHAERRGFAELAAQLRAAA, from the coding sequence ATGAACGCCCTCGATCACGACCTGCTGACCGCCGCGCGCACCGGCGACACCGACCGGGTGCGCACCGCGATCGAGGGCGGCTCGCGGGTCGACGTCCGCGACGAGGAGTTGCGTACGCCGCTGCTCCTCGCCGTCCTCGGCGACCACGTCGAGACGGCGCGGCTGCTGGTGGCCGCCGGGGCAGACCCGAACGCCCAGGACCGGCGCGAGGACAGTCCGTGGCTGGCCACCGGGGTCACCGGCAGCGTCGCGATGCTGCACGTGCTGCTGCCGGCCGGACCGGACCTGACCCTGTGCAACCGGTTCGGCGGCGTCTCCCTCATCCCGGCGGGCGAACGCGGCCATGTCGCGTACGTACGGGAGGTGCTGCGGGTCACCGACATCGACGTCGACCACGTCAACCGGCTCGGCTGGACCGCCCTGCTGGAGGCGGTGATCCTCGGCGAGGGCGGCCTCGCGCACCGGCAGATCGTGGAGCTGCTGCTCGCGGCCGGGGCGACGCCGGACCTGCCCGACGGGGACGGGGTGACCCCGCTCGCCCACGCCGAGCGACGCGGCTTCGCCGAGCTGGCCGCCCAGCTGCGGGCCGCCGCATGA
- a CDS encoding heme-binding protein, whose product MKKLSLRTRAVTGAVVVAALGAGTVGAMSASASSPAAAPAAAVKADTDNRNLQQTTHLTVAAATKAAQATLDAAKKENQRISVAVVDRNGNTIVSLRGDGAGPQSPESAVKKAYTAVSWNAPTSELVKRLEQTPNLKDIPGTLFLGGGAPVQVKGAPVAGIGVAGAPSGDLDEKFAREGVASLAR is encoded by the coding sequence ATGAAGAAGCTGTCGCTGCGCACCCGTGCCGTCACCGGCGCCGTCGTCGTCGCCGCCCTCGGGGCCGGTACGGTCGGCGCGATGTCCGCGAGCGCCTCCTCCCCGGCGGCCGCCCCCGCCGCCGCGGTCAAGGCCGACACCGACAACCGCAACCTCCAGCAGACGACGCATCTGACGGTCGCCGCCGCCACCAAGGCCGCGCAGGCCACGCTGGACGCGGCGAAGAAGGAGAACCAGCGGATCTCCGTCGCGGTCGTCGACCGCAACGGCAACACCATCGTCTCCCTGCGCGGCGACGGCGCAGGCCCGCAGTCCCCCGAGTCCGCGGTGAAGAAGGCTTACACCGCCGTCTCCTGGAACGCCCCCACCTCCGAGCTGGTCAAGCGCCTGGAGCAGACCCCGAATCTGAAGGACATCCCCGGCACCCTGTTCCTCGGCGGCGGCGCCCCGGTCCAGGTCAAGGGCGCCCCGGTGGCCGGCATCGGCGTGGCCGGCGCGCCCAGCGGCGACCTCGACGAGAAGTTCGCCCGGGAGGGCGTCGCCTCGCTCGCCCGGTAG
- a CDS encoding sensor histidine kinase, with protein MEHRSGSPDHGPGTGADGGGPAGGEAEGPGIAGSDPDARWLALLMHAAFFLLLGASLTRFLMRHPGEARTPWIIALSITLAVLYLLGPVLGSRPTPRRLAWLAVLVVVWMVLVVLAPSFAWCAVPLFYTGLRILPPRAALALVALLTVFVVAAQLRLADGFDPNLVLAPPAVAAVATAVFVHMRRQAVRQRELAARQRELIDDLLRTRRELAATERREGTLAERQRLSMEIHDTLAQGLSSQQMLLQAADRTWSTDPDAARRHVRTATGIAERNLAEARRFVHDLAPADLAEGGGLEAALGALAARESAQAEGVLTVHCHVEGTPHAPLPDRVQSALLRIAQGALANVREHSGATAAGLTLTHLDDRVVLDIGDNGRGFTAEAEGVRGARTVRGHGLPAMRARVRQLGGSLTIESAPGEGTVLSAEVPLTTTEDPT; from the coding sequence GTGGAGCACCGCAGCGGTTCGCCGGACCACGGGCCCGGCACCGGCGCGGACGGCGGCGGGCCGGCCGGTGGCGAGGCCGAAGGCCCCGGGATCGCCGGGTCCGACCCCGACGCCCGCTGGCTCGCGCTCCTCATGCACGCCGCGTTCTTCCTCCTGCTCGGCGCCTCGCTCACCCGGTTCCTGATGCGGCACCCCGGCGAGGCCCGCACCCCGTGGATCATCGCCCTGTCGATCACCCTGGCGGTGCTGTACCTCCTGGGCCCGGTCCTCGGCTCGCGCCCCACCCCGCGCCGGCTCGCCTGGCTCGCGGTGCTCGTGGTCGTCTGGATGGTGCTGGTCGTCCTGGCGCCGAGCTTCGCGTGGTGCGCGGTGCCGCTGTTCTACACCGGGCTGCGGATCCTGCCGCCGCGTGCGGCCCTCGCGCTGGTCGCCCTGCTCACCGTGTTCGTCGTGGCCGCGCAACTGCGCCTGGCCGACGGGTTCGACCCGAACCTGGTCCTCGCCCCGCCCGCCGTCGCCGCCGTGGCGACCGCGGTCTTCGTCCATATGCGGCGTCAGGCGGTACGCCAGCGGGAACTGGCCGCACGCCAGCGGGAGCTGATCGACGACCTGCTGCGGACCCGGCGCGAACTGGCCGCCACCGAACGGCGCGAGGGGACCCTCGCCGAGCGCCAGCGGCTCTCCATGGAGATCCACGACACCCTCGCGCAGGGCCTGTCCAGCCAGCAGATGCTGCTCCAGGCCGCCGACCGCACCTGGAGCACCGACCCGGACGCCGCCCGCCGCCACGTCCGTACGGCCACGGGCATCGCCGAACGCAACCTCGCCGAGGCCCGCCGCTTCGTCCACGACCTGGCCCCCGCCGACCTGGCGGAGGGCGGCGGCCTGGAGGCGGCCCTGGGGGCGCTGGCGGCCCGCGAGAGCGCCCAGGCGGAGGGCGTGCTCACCGTCCACTGCCATGTGGAGGGCACCCCGCACGCTCCGCTGCCGGACCGGGTGCAGTCCGCCCTGCTGCGCATCGCCCAGGGAGCCCTGGCCAACGTGCGGGAGCACTCCGGGGCGACGGCCGCCGGGCTGACCCTGACCCACCTCGACGACCGGGTGGTCCTGGACATCGGCGACAACGGCCGGGGCTTCACCGCCGAGGCCGAGGGCGTACGCGGCGCCCGCACCGTACGCGGCCACGGGCTTCCCGCGATGCGGGCCCGGGTGCGGCAGCTCGGCGGATCGCTCACCATCGAGTCGGCGCCGGGCGAGGGCACCGTGCTCTCCGCAGAGGTTCCGCTCACCACCACGGAGGACCCCACATGA
- a CDS encoding response regulator transcription factor, which translates to MTGETTGAAGPPPAAAPVRILLCDDHVVVRAGLLALLGSEPDIEVVGEAGSGEEAVVLAARLTPDVVLMDLQLGEGIDGVEATRRIAADGTVHVLVLTTYDTDADITRAIEAGATGYLLKAEHPEELFAAIRSAAQGRTTLSAPVASRVMARMRSPRPGLTDRERDILAQLSQGLGNRDIARALFISEATVKTHLGRIYDKLGVDTRAGAVSVAKEQRLLP; encoded by the coding sequence ATGACCGGCGAGACGACCGGCGCGGCGGGCCCGCCCCCCGCCGCCGCCCCCGTACGCATCCTGCTCTGCGACGACCACGTGGTCGTCCGGGCCGGGCTGCTCGCGCTGCTCGGCAGCGAACCGGACATCGAGGTCGTCGGCGAGGCGGGCAGCGGCGAGGAGGCCGTGGTGCTCGCCGCCCGCCTCACCCCGGACGTCGTCCTCATGGACCTCCAGCTCGGCGAGGGCATCGACGGCGTCGAGGCGACCCGCCGCATCGCGGCCGACGGCACGGTCCACGTCCTGGTGCTGACCACGTACGACACCGACGCCGACATCACCCGCGCCATCGAGGCGGGGGCCACCGGCTATCTGCTGAAGGCGGAGCACCCCGAGGAGCTGTTCGCCGCGATCCGGTCCGCCGCCCAGGGCCGCACCACCCTCTCCGCCCCCGTCGCCAGCCGGGTCATGGCCCGGATGCGCAGCCCCCGCCCCGGCCTCACCGACCGCGAACGCGACATCCTGGCCCAGCTCTCCCAGGGCCTCGGCAACCGCGACATCGCCCGCGCCCTGTTCATCAGCGAGGCCACGGTCAAGACCCACCTGGGCCGGATCTACGACAAGCTCGGCGTCGACACCCGCGCGGGCGCGGTGTCGGTGGCGAAGGAGCAGCGGCTGCTGCCCTGA
- a CDS encoding pentapeptide repeat-containing protein encodes MAASGRKKSTTGVTAARRPDVRLPPLVPWDGDGLEPDGDYDGVRFDGVDLTDASGRGARFMDCALDGCALDRAELARARFVDAVLTGVRGVGTDLAEASLRDVEVVDARLGGVQLHGAVLERVVVRGGKIDYLNLRKARLKDVVFEGCVLSEPDFGDAHLVRVEFRDCVLKRADFSGARLESVDLRTVAELDIARGVERLAGAVISPAQLMELAPAFAAQIGVRVEG; translated from the coding sequence GGCGTGACGGCGGCGCGGCGGCCGGATGTCCGGTTGCCCCCGCTCGTTCCGTGGGACGGGGACGGCCTGGAGCCGGACGGGGACTACGACGGGGTGCGGTTCGACGGGGTGGACCTGACGGATGCCTCGGGCCGGGGAGCCCGGTTCATGGACTGCGCCCTGGACGGCTGCGCCCTGGACCGGGCGGAGCTGGCGCGGGCCCGCTTCGTCGACGCGGTGCTGACGGGCGTACGGGGCGTGGGCACGGACCTCGCGGAGGCGTCGCTGCGGGACGTCGAGGTGGTCGACGCCCGCCTGGGCGGGGTGCAGCTGCACGGTGCGGTGCTGGAGCGTGTGGTGGTCCGGGGCGGCAAGATCGACTACCTGAATCTGCGCAAGGCCCGGCTGAAGGACGTCGTCTTCGAGGGCTGCGTGCTGTCCGAGCCGGACTTCGGGGACGCGCACCTGGTCCGGGTCGAGTTCCGCGACTGCGTGCTGAAGCGGGCGGACTTCAGCGGTGCCCGGCTGGAGTCGGTGGACCTGCGCACGGTGGCCGAGCTGGACATCGCCCGGGGCGTGGAGCGGCTGGCGGGCGCGGTGATCAGCCCGGCGCAGCTGATGGAGCTGGCTCCCGCGTTCGCGGCGCAGATCGGGGTGCGGGTGGAGGGGTAA